From Apilactobacillus bombintestini:
GATGTCTTCTGCTTGTTTAGATATTACATCAACATCTTGTGAAATGGAATTAATATTTCTATTAACTTCATCCACAGTTTTTGATAATTTAATAAGCACAATCGCTAAGCTAACTGCAATAATCAAAAAGGCAATTGCAGCAATCATACCTGCTAGTTCTCCCATTGTCATGCAACTCCTCCTTACTTGTTTACTTACTTATAAGAATAGCATTTTAACCCTAATTTGACAATTAGTTGCATCTTAATCTTTCCACCATTCATCAAAACGGTCATATAAATTTTTGATTGCGTTTCCTCGATGGCTAATTTCATTTTTTTCATGTTCAGACATTTCTGCTAAAGTTTTACCTTTGGATTTAACAAAAAATAATGGATCATAGCCAAACCCATTTGCTCCTCTTGGGGAATCTAATATTTCACCTTCAATAGTTCCATAAACCACCAATTTATCCTTTTGATGATTTAATAAAACTAAACAAGTAACAAATCTAGCAGATCTATCATCTTTGCCTTCAAGATTCTTTAATAATTTTATATTATTGGCCTTATCATCATGATCACCTGCATATCTTGCTGAATGAATTCCAGGTTCTCCATTTAAGGCATCAACTTCTAATCCAGAATCATCAGCAAGAACTGGTAATTTAGTCTGTTCATAAACAGCCTTTGCTTTGATAGTCGCATTTTCCTCAAAAGAATTACCATTCTCATCTATTTTGTTAATTTCTGGAAAATCAGCTAAAGTTTTGAAAGTAATGTTTTTTGCATCAAACATTTCCTTAAATTCTCTAGCTTTATTCTGATTGTTAGTTGCAATTACTATAGTATTAGACATTAGGATTCCTCCAATTTGTTTAATGCAATGTGTTCAACATTTACTTCTCTTTTCAACCAATCTTTAGCTACTAATTTAAATTTATCTACATCCCCTGTAGTATAAAATTCATATTTAGCTACATTATCTTTTTTATTAAATAATTTTTGTTCAGATAAGGTGTTTTCTATTTGTTTAACTGTTTCATATCCAGGATCAATTAAATTAACATCGTCACCCATAGCATTTTGAATTAAATGACGCATGATAGGAAAATGTGTACATCCCATTATCAAAGTATCGATATCATTTTTCTTCATGTCAGATAAATCATTATCTACTTCTTTTTGATCCTCTGCTGTCTTATAATGTTGTGCTTCCACCATGGGAATAAATTTAGGACAACCTTCAGAATATATCTTAACTTTATTATTTAATTTATTAATTGCTTTATTGTAAGCACCACTTTTTACAGTTCCATTTGTGGCTATTATTCCAATTCTATTAGTTTTTGTTGTTTTTAATGCTGCAATACTACCTGGCTCAATCACACCAATAACTGGAATATCTAAATTATCACGTAAATAATTTAATGCATGCGCCGTAGCAGTATTACAAGCAATTACTAACATTTTAATTTTTTTATTCATTAGGAACTTTGAAATTTGCTTAGAATATTTTCTTATCTCTTTAGGAGTTTTTTCACCATAAGGTAATCTAGCTTCATCCCCAAAATATATGATATTTTCGTTAGGCATTTGTTCCATAGCCACTTTGGCTACTGACAAGCCACCTACACCTGAATCCATGAATCCAATCGAACCATTATTCAAAGCTTAATCCTTCTTTCCTAATTAACGCTACTATACATATTATCATTATTTTACCCATCTATCATAATTTATGAACCATATATTTTAAATTTTATTTTTTACTATATATAATTTATACTAAAATTATAATATAATGAATTTGTAAATTATGAATTGAGGTTAATGACGTATGGATAACAATCTTTACAATAAAATAATGGGAAATACTTCAACTAGTTCATATTGGGGTCAAGAATTTTTACGTGACGTGTTACTTACCGATTTACTTGGTAGTGATACTCATAGCATTCTTTACTGGGCTGGTAAAAAAATGGCCAGAAAATTTCCTCTTAAAGATGCTCTAGATACTACAAAATTCTTTAAGCAATCTGGATTAGGAGAATTAAGTTTAATTTCCGAAAACAAGCATGAAATTAAGTGGAATTTAAGCGGTGAAATTGTTGCATCCAGAATTGAAGCTAATCCAGATGCAGACTTTATGTTTGAAGCAGGATTCTTATCTCAAATAGCACAACAACAATTAGGAGTAATTGCTGAAGCTGAAATGAATCCAAAAGAAGAAAAAAATGGTAATGTGTTGATTCGTGTTCACATGGATCCTAAGCACGCTGCTCCTATGTATGATGATCTCCCAGAATTTAAGTTAAGAAAATAAAAAAAAGCACTAGATTAAAAATCTAGTGCTTTTTATTTATCG
This genomic window contains:
- the racE gene encoding glutamate racemase, which gives rise to MNNGSIGFMDSGVGGLSVAKVAMEQMPNENIIYFGDEARLPYGEKTPKEIRKYSKQISKFLMNKKIKMLVIACNTATAHALNYLRDNLDIPVIGVIEPGSIAALKTTKTNRIGIIATNGTVKSGAYNKAINKLNNKVKIYSEGCPKFIPMVEAQHYKTAEDQKEVDNDLSDMKKNDIDTLIMGCTHFPIMRHLIQNAMGDDVNLIDPGYETVKQIENTLSEQKLFNKKDNVAKYEFYTTGDVDKFKLVAKDWLKREVNVEHIALNKLEES
- a CDS encoding XTP/dITP diphosphatase — protein: MLMSNTIVIATNNQNKAREFKEMFDAKNITFKTLADFPEINKIDENGNSFEENATIKAKAVYEQTKLPVLADDSGLEVDALNGEPGIHSARYAGDHDDKANNIKLLKNLEGKDDRSARFVTCLVLLNHQKDKLVVYGTIEGEILDSPRGANGFGYDPLFFVKSKGKTLAEMSEHEKNEISHRGNAIKNLYDRFDEWWKD
- a CDS encoding YslB family protein, producing MGNTSTSSYWGQEFLRDVLLTDLLGSDTHSILYWAGKKMARKFPLKDALDTTKFFKQSGLGELSLISENKHEIKWNLSGEIVASRIEANPDADFMFEAGFLSQIAQQQLGVIAEAEMNPKEEKNGNVLIRVHMDPKHAAPMYDDLPEFKLRK